From the Syngnathoides biaculeatus isolate LvHL_M chromosome 10, ASM1980259v1, whole genome shotgun sequence genome, one window contains:
- the smpd2b gene encoding sphingomyelin phosphodiesterase 2, whose translation MDRKDSVSIRVFSLNCWGVRYLSKHCAQRYAMIADMLHQEKHDVVLLQEVWSEKDYLFLRKKLASSHVHSHYFKSGVIGSGLAIFSKHRIQDTLLYRYSLNGYPYMAHHGDWFGGKAVGLAVVNVGTLTANFYLTHLHAEYCRERDAYLPHRVVQAWELQQFIRHTSAGADVVVLGGDLNMHPQDLGNQLLTSYTGLRDAYAETNAFDGCEDGLTLILDNPFISQKVITPFKKGIRIDYILFKGSSKADIECASMCTTKGSVPGKAFPYSDHEALTAEFRLDVAAPSEAGGDFRARSPDCAAEHVARLVDILTEARTEVKVGVHCAERMRYTAARTGAMGLALLLLELAIAAVPWLALGAQQAFPLISFCLLAALCFAILLCTSLLYVFYSMELKSLQGTEDQMRLAVGSLQERLRGFPAAKLLPTGPQPSGGLPAEA comes from the exons ATGGATCGCAAGGACTCTGTCAGCATCCGAGTGTTCTCTCTCAACTGCTG GGGGGTGCGCTACCTGAGCAAGCACTGCGCTCAGCGGTACGCCATGATCGCGGACATGCTGCACCAAGAAAAACACGACGTGGTCCTCCTGCAAGAA GTGTGGAGTGAAAAAGACTACCTCTTCCTGAGGAAGAAATTGGCCAGTAGCCACGTTCACTCGCATTATTTTAAGAG TGGAGTCATCGGTAGCGGATTGGCCATTTTCTCCAAGCACAGAATCCAAGACACGCTTCTTTACCGCTACTCCCTTAATGGGTACCCGTACATG GCTCACCACGGGGACTGGTTCGGCGGCAAAGCTGTGGGCCTGGCCGTCGTGAACGTCGGCACGCTGACCGCAAACTTCTACTTGACCCAC CTGCACGCCGAGTACTGCCGGGAGAGGGACGCGTATCTGCCTCACAGGGTGGTCCAGGCCTGGGAGCTGCAGCAGTTCATCCG CCACACGTCCGCCGGCGCCGACGTGGTGGTCCTCGGCGGCGACCTCAACATGCACCCTCAGGACCTCGGCAACCAGCTGCTGACGTCCTACACGGGACTGCGGGACGCCTACGCCGAGACCAACGCCTTTGAC GGATGTGAAGACGGTCTGACTCTTATCCTGGACAATCCTTTCATCAGCCAGAAAGTGATCACTCCCTTTAAGAAAGGCATCAGGATCGACTACATCCTCTTCAAG GGTTCTTCCAAAGCCGACATCGAGTGCGCGTCCATGTGCACCACCAAGGGCTCCGTTCCGGGAAAGGCTTTCCCCTACTCGGACCACGAGGCTCTGACGGCCGAGTTCAGACTTGACGTGGCCGCTCCGAGCGAGGCCGGCGGAGACTTCCGGGCGAGGAGTCCTGATTGTGCAGCAG AGCACGTGGCCCGACTGGTGGACATACTGACGGAGGCCCGCACCGAGGTAAAAGTGGGCGTGCACTGCGCCGAGCGGATGCGCTACACGGCGGCCCGCACGGGCGCCATGGGCTTGGCGCTGCTCCTGCTGGAGCTGGCCATCGCGGCCGTGCCCTGGCTGGCGCTGGGCGCCCAGCAGGCCTTCCCGCTCATCTCCTTCTGTTTGCTGGCGGCGCTGTGCTTCGCCATCCTGCTGTGCACCTCGCTGCTGTATGTCTTCTACTCCATGGAACTCAAGTCCCTGCAGGGCACCGAGGACCAGATGAGGCTGGCGGTGGGAAGCCTGCAGGAGAGGCTGCGGGGCTTCCCCGCGGCCAAGCTCCTGCCCACGGGTCCGCAGCCTAGCGGCGGGTTGCCTGCGGAGGCATAA
- the LOC133507695 gene encoding plakophilin-1-like, producing MAGPQPFKSALSIAAEDDTSLALPSAHQRHRSGEQRVLEQVQSLQRTRSRHSSSTRTGSTSLSPTSPLNDVVYESGVSDGSVFFGNGYAKTLPLQKSITNKSFTSTASATAKTTTTAAAAGRRYEFGYVPVGWAAPSHSLTARREPPQRLLSNRSTHRTAMLSSSSTSNHFTGNTQNFDISKTQSKTLAVDSNTKQSKLPGKGDSGSSGNSALGDITMKEAVEFLSSEDVKFQHCGASYIQHRTFSDDKAKEEVLKCNGIAPLVALLQSPNAALSQTASAALRNLSYKNNANKEEIQRCGGIASTVALLRETDSAEIQKQLTGLLWNLSSDNSLKTDLLKSSLAVLMEHVVLPYTTSPDRGAASGPDHESFFHATGCLRNLSSAKHNNRQTMRKCRGLVDSLVAYLQDCVDGGRTDDKCAENCVCILHNLTFELEAEAPALFNRITALAKPVSPADSQDDARPIGCFSPPSKGSDSKHSFDFPVAEDPNPTGAGWLIHSKTLQNYLSLLDSSHREETQEACCGALQNLTAQDGIVSNVMSQTVVQKLDGLQVIAPLLKSNKVTLQRNAMALLRNFSKNPNLQGILARKVLPELLGILGAGTKEGNESDDTLAMACQTANFLVAKQPESGKRLLNGGLINSLTELSQNKYFPKSSKAASVFLYHLWSDKEIQSLLKKQGLNKSSFINDVTAAAHKSLQVIE from the exons ATGGCTGGCCCCCAGCCGTTCAAATCGGCCCTGTCCATCGCCGCCGAGGACGACACCTCTCTGGCCCTGCCCTCGGCCCATCAGCGGCACCGCTCCGGAGAGCAGCGCGTCCTGGAGCAGGTGCAGAGCCTCCAGAGGACCAGGTCCAGGCACTCCAGCAGCACCAGGACCGGCTCGACGTCTTTGTCTCCCACCA gcccTTTGAATGACGTAGTTTACGAGTCTGGCGTCTCTGATGGAAGCGTCTTCTTTGGAAATGGTTACGCAAAAACT CTCCCTCTCCAGAAAAGCATCACCAATAAGTCCTTCACCAGCACGGCCAGCGCCACGGCCAAGACCACCActaccgccgccgccgccggccgtCGCTACGAGTTCGGCTACGTCCCCGTCGGCTGGGCGGCCCCCAGCCACTCCCTGACCGCGCGCCGCGAGCCTCCGCAGAGGCTCCTCTCCAACCGCAGCACCCACAGGACTGCGAtgctcagcagcagcagcaccagcaaTCACTTCACTGGCAATACTCAAAACTTTGACATCAGTAAAACGCAGTCCAAGACTTTGGCTGTGGACAGTAATACCAAGCAAAGCAAGCTGCCCGGCAAAGGGGATTCTGG GTCAAGCGGGAATAGCGCATTGGGTGACATCACGATGAAGGAGGCTGTGGAGTTCCTGTCCAGCGAGGATGTCAAATTTCAACACTGCGGAGCCTCCTACATCCAGCACAGGACCTTCAGTGACGACAAGGCCAAGGAAGAG GTGCTGAAGTGCAACGGGATCGCCCCGCTGGTGGCGCTGCTGCAGAGCCCCAACGCCGCCCTCAGCCAGACGGCCTCGGCCGCCCTACGCAACCTCTCCTACAAGAACAACGCCAACAAGGAGGAGATCCAGCGCTGCGGCGGCATCGCGTCTACCGTGGCGCTGCTCCGAGAAACCGACTCCGCCGAGATCCAGAAGCAGCTCACAG GTCTTCTGTGGAACTTGTCGTCCGACAACAGCCTGAAGACGGACCTGCTGAAGAGCTCGCTGGCCGTCCTGATGGAACACGTCGTCCTGCCCTACACCACCAGCCCGGACCGGGGCGCGGCCAGCGGGCCGGATCACGAGTCCTTCTTTCACGCCACCGGCTGTCTGCG AAACCTCAGCAGCGCAAAGCACAACAACCGGCAGACCATGAGGAAATGTCGAGGTTTGGTGGACTCTTTGGTCGCGTACCTTCAAGACTGCGTGGATGGTGGAAGGACTGATGATAAG TGTGCGGAGAACTGTGTGTGCATCCTGCACAACCTCACCTTTGAGCTGGAGGCCGAGGCCCCGGCGTTGTTCAACCGCATCACGGCACTGGCCAAGCCCGTCAGCCCAGCGGACAGCCAGGACGATGCCCGGCCCATCGGATGCTTCAGCCCGCCCAGCAAAGGCTCCGACAGCAAG CACTCCTTCGACTTCCCGGTGGCGGAGGACCCCAACCCCACTGGGGCTGGCTGGCTGATCCACTCCAAAACCCTTCAGAACTATTTGTCCTTACTGGACTCTAGTCatcgggaggaaacccaggagGCCTGCTGCGGAGCTCTGCAGAACCTCACCGCACAGGATGGCATC GTGTCCAACGTCATGAGCCAGACGGTGGTCCAGAAGCTCGACGGCCTGCAGGTCATCGCTCCGCTTTTGAAGTCAAACAAAGTCACCCTGCAGAGGAACGCGATGGCCTTGCTACGGAACTTCAGCAAGAACCCCAACCTGCAGGGCATCTTGG CTCGCAAGGTGTTGCCCGAGCTGCTGGGCATCCTGGGCGCCGGCACCAAGGAGGGCAACGAGTCGGACGACACGCTGGCCATGGCGTGCCAGACGGCCAACTTCCTGGTAGCCAAGCAGCCCGAGAGCGGAAAGCGTCTGCTCAACGGCGGATTGATCAACTCGCTCACCGAGCTCAGCCAAAAcaa ATATTTCCCCAAATCCAGCAAGGCGGCCTCTGTGTTCCTATACCACTTGTGGTCCGACAAGGAGATCCAAAGCCTCCTGAAGAAG CAAGGGTTGAACAAGTCGTCGTTTATCAACGACGTCACCGCGGCGGCCCACAAGTCGCTTCAAGTGATCGAATAG
- the LOC133507240 gene encoding troponin T, cardiac muscle isoforms-like → MEKDLTELQTLIEDHFEKRKKEEEELLSLTTRIEKRRSERAEQMKIRAAREKERQNKMAEEKARKEEEEAKKKADEDARKKLILSNLSFTGYKQTQTGTKRVTEREKKRKILNDRRRELNIDHLREDKLREKAKELMDWIRQLESEKFDLQYKYMKQKYEVNVLRNRVSDHQKISKGSRSKRGLRK, encoded by the exons ATGGAGAAAGACCTGACGGAACTCCAGACTCTAATCGAGGATCACTTTGAGAAGCgcaagaaggaggaggaggagctccTCAGCCTCACCACCCGCATC GAGAAGCGCCGGTCCGAGAGAGCCGAGCAGATGAAGATCAGAGCGGCGAGGGAAAAAGAACGACAGAACAAAATGGCC GAGGAGAAAgcgaggaaggaggaggaagaggccaAGAAGAAAGCCGACGAAGACGCCAGGAAGAAGTTGATCCTGAGCAACCTGAGCTTCACCGGCTATAAA CAGACGCAGACGGGAACGAAGCGGGTAACGGAGCGAGAGAAGAAACGGAAGATCCTCAACGACCGCCGCCGGGAGTTAAACATTGATCACCTGAGGGAGGACAAACTCAG GGAAAAGGCCAAAGAGTTGATGGATTGGATTCGGCAGCTGGAGTCCGAGAAGTTTGACCTTCAGTACAAATACATGAAGCAGAAATACGAG GTGAATGTGCTGAGGAACCGCGTCAGCGACCATCAGAAAAT TTCAAAGGGCAGCAGGAGCAAGCGAGGCCTGAGGAAGTAA